GACGTTTGAGGATTTGGAGAATCCAAACAGAACAAGTAGAGAAAAGAGCAGTTTAAGCTTTGTATTGGCAAGTGTCACGATCCCAGATTTCTCCTGTccgtccgtctgtctgtctgtttctggtttctctctgcctcactACTCTGATTACTCATTATCCACATCGGTGCCAGTGTAGTTTTTACATCAACCTGAGAAGACATACGATCCAGCATTCTTTTGGAATGACTTCCTGATATTGAACCTGCCTGAACTGAACTTGCCTCTTCTCAGCCCCTCCGtaccgtgagtgttttctgcctgacctgttcaTACCTTCGTCCTCCTTCCCCTCACAGTATCGCGCTGGatcctgttcctgctcccctctgacttcttccctgttctgtctctgtttggaTATCTCTGTATGACCTGGGCCATCTTTTGACATTGCTAACAGCCTAATGGATTTGgacatatgtttagaaaagtgctctataaataaatgtattattattattattatttctgcttttggtACTGCTTCTGGTGTTGatctggattgttgtttggacccCTTCACTAGCTTACGGACGGCTCTGTAGTGTATAACCTTGGATTTGTCTCTCATTCTGCCTTTTGGATATCTGgaaatctgtctgtctctgataTCTTGGAACCAGTCTTACACGGTCAACAGCCACCACTACTTCCGGTTCACCACTCAACAGTCTACGGCACCTCACCACCTCCCATCTGGCTCACTCCTCATGTGTTGTGGGGTCTCTGGCAATAGTGTTGGATCTTAGGTTTGTGACAGGCAAGAACCCGGCAATATAATGGGTATCACAATTGAGTAATTACGTTTTGACATTGACATATTTAGCAATGTTGTAAACAAGGCTGTATATtgtgataaaaaacaaaatctaattttagGAAAACTTAACCTACATAATGCACCCAACTTAGCATTAAGActgaaaatacatacaaaaatagATGCAAAAATGTGCATTAATTTAAAACGATATATTAATTTTGTGAATTGATACAGAATGACAAAACAATACTCGAGTAtatcaatattttcttattCCCCTACCCTATAGTAAGTTTTGGAGTAGCATGCTTAAACTGAAGgaataacacaaaaaagtaCACTGCCTAAGAAAAGTCACTCTATTTTGTTGAatcacctttagctttgattacagcacacattcactgtgtcatCACTTTGATAAGCCTCTGCaaataatcaaaaatatttattaatgtccagagatgcattcatttttcaccaagatcttgtgttgatgatgggagagtcagacttTCTCCAGCACATGCCAAAGATTATCAGTGAACCACGAATCTCCCTTTAACAGTTtaagcctgatgaatcctggcattgtcatcttgtaATGTGCCCTTGACATCAGGGAAGataaaatccattgatggaataacctggtcatttagtatatttagtcagctgacctcattctttggacacataacgttgctgaacctaaacCTGGCATATGTATTCAGATGGCACTCGGTTGGATTGGCGTTCAGACATTTGTACAAATCAGTTAAATTTGCTTACATTTTGTACAGAATcttaaatatttcttcttcattttacttttcataATCATTTCCAGGTTTTCAATGTGATAGCTGAACAGGGAGAATGTTTCTGAAAGCTTTTAACTGAAGGGAAGAAATCTAGCAAGGTGGCCACCAGTTAAAAGATTTTTCTTACACTCCTTTTCCAAACTTAAGAATTCAAGCTGAACATGTTTGTAATTTGTATAATAAATGACTCTGATAAACTAGACAACTGGGCTTACCAGTAAATCGAAATAGGAACTGAGATTGTGACCTCTCGTGAGACTATTAAAGGCAGTCCTTTTTTGAGCTGTTTTGAGTAGACAGGAGGCGATGAATGCAACATCAGTTCTAACAAGCAGAAGGTAGGTAATATTTGGTGCATTACAATATTTCTTTATaccatatgtgtcaaactcacgaCCCGCAGGCCacagctgccttgccgaacacattccgcgttaatcaagtcaagtttatgatgctgcaagttattgCGAAACTAAGTTAATCCTcacgatgccaagtaatgttgatCCATATCGTTACAACAATGTTCCCAAATTTCTAGGgtttgttatgcagcatgttcatattttgacaggatatatttttatgaagagcaaaatcttttgggatgtttcaaatttaagtttatttcttatataaaaacacataagattgaagaaatttgaatgtttgttcttttaatgtttactttatacttttatagagagcaaaatattataagttatttaaggtttatgttaaaaaaaagttaagttttcaaagttttagtgtgttcaataaatgtctATCCTGTTTGGCACgtgacctaaagtgtgttttggattttggccccctgtgcaattgagtttgacaccctTGCTTTACACAGATAAAAGGAGGTCCTGGTGCATCCACTTTAAGTGTATGTTCACTCAGTCATTGCAAAAATCCTTAaattatagtatatataataatattattttattatggttctttttttttttgttgttgtcgttgtttttTATTACCAACTAAAATGGATCACTTTATGTATAAAACCTACAGTAAACCAAACAGTAATCCTGTATTTCTTTTCTAGGTTCCAGCTTGAGAGCAATGAAAGACTTTTACAATGAGAGCTTTAATTACACTTACTATGACTATGAAGATGAAATCTGTGATAAAGGTGACGTGGTCAGGTTCGGAGCCATAGCCATTCCcgttttcttctctgttgtcATCACACTGAGCCTCACAGGAAACATCCTCGTCCTTATAGTCCTGGCTTTGTACGAAAACCTCAAGTCTCTCACCAACATTTTCATTCTGAACCTGGCCATCTCTGATCTCATCTTCACCATCGGTCTGCCGTTCTGGGCCCATTACCACATCTGGGGATGGTCTTTTTCAGAAATTGTCTGCAAACTTGTGACTTTTGTCTTCTTCACCGGGTTTTACAGCAGCATCCTCCTCCTGACCGCTATGACTATCTACAGGTATGTAGCTGTGGTCTTCCCACTCTCTGACCTGAGCACATGGAGGATCAGCACTGGGGGGGTATTGTCTGTCATAATCTGGATCATCAGCATTGGAGCAGCCACACCGTCCCTGCTCTACAGTTCCCTCAACGAGATTCACCACAATGACAGACGGTCTCTGGGATGTGAATACAACAGTATTCTGTGGAAAAACATTACAATCTACCAACAGAATATTTTCTTCTTGGTTGCTTTTGTGGTGATGGGTTTCTGCTACATTCAAATACTGGCAAAACTTACAAAGACAACAAGGTctcacacaaagaaaagagcaaTTAAGTTAGTCTTCTGCATTGTGGCTGTGTTCTTCATCGGCTGGGTGCCATACAATGTGGTCATCTTTCTGAAGCTTTTGGCTGACAATTTAATTGCACCATTTCATACCTGTAAGGCAAGCATCCGCCTTGATTATGTATTCTATGTGTGCCGGCTCATTGCTTTTTCCCACTGCTGCCTCAACCCcgtattttatgtatttcttgGTGTGAAGTTTAGAAGTCATTTGAAGTCACTCCTGCTGCGAATATTTAGCCGCCAAAGTccagtggaggagcagcaggttAGAATGCAAATCTTCACGCAAGGATCAGTGTACTAGTTGCTGTCATTTCATGCATAATATGTACTTTGGATAAGATTCAACTTGAATTGCGACATTAATTTACTTACTGTTACAAAgaatttcatgcttttcttttaaaaatttGCCACAGTGGACATCAAATATCTTCTATCTATGCCAAAAGATTGATTatgatgtttaaataaacacttcTTAAGAGGGTTTTCACATATATCTGAGTCTCTGCATTTTATGTAAAGTttcagtctgtcactgtgtaGGTGAGCTAAACTTTGTTTTTGCATATAAGGGCTGTTTGTTGTAATGCTATTAAACATGCTTGTATACTATGTTAGCATGGTTTATCCAACTCTCATGTGACATTAGGCTCAATAATTGTGTTGGAACGAAGGAACAACCAGCGTCATGCAATAAACTACTACAACTTCCTAAAATGTTTATCCAATAGACACGTTTTCACATCTTcacacaacatcacaacaaGAGCAATGTGTAA
This genomic window from Anabas testudineus chromosome 4, fAnaTes1.2, whole genome shotgun sequence contains:
- the LOC113151433 gene encoding chemokine XC receptor 1-like; protein product: MKDFYNESFNYTYYDYEDEICDKGDVVRFGAIAIPVFFSVVITLSLTGNILVLIVLALYENLKSLTNIFILNLAISDLIFTIGLPFWAHYHIWGWSFSEIVCKLVTFVFFTGFYSSILLLTAMTIYRYVAVVFPLSDLSTWRISTGGVLSVIIWIISIGAATPSLLYSSLNEIHHNDRRSLGCEYNSILWKNITIYQQNIFFLVAFVVMGFCYIQILAKLTKTTRSHTKKRAIKLVFCIVAVFFIGWVPYNVVIFLKLLADNLIAPFHTCKASIRLDYVFYVCRLIAFSHCCLNPVFYVFLGVKFRSHLKSLLLRIFSRQSPVEEQQVRMQIFTQGSVY